The proteins below come from a single Candidatus Desulfarcum epimagneticum genomic window:
- a CDS encoding conserved hypothetical protein (Evidence 4 : Unknown function but conserved in other organisms), whose protein sequence is MLYGKYDFHCEFGTEAVLPRYKGSTFRGVFGLALKRVVCALKRQDCKDCILKKRCVYARIFESVDPVLLPDGRVIHSPLRPFVIEPPPTETRRFPPGAHFDFSLLLFGETNHNLPYFIYAFDRMGKTGIGSPVSGKRGRFSLKTVSSRNHVIFSHESQQLDMENAFVDMDIGEARQTHDVSRVKITLETPLRFKRDNRLSADLPFPVFTRIMLRRANMLFHCHAQGPPPMDYPGLLDRAGDVVISRSSLRWFDWLRYSGRQAKEMRMGGVIGNIVYEGNLTEYMPLMDFCKKVHLGKQTAFGLGKFGVEVLGRPLP, encoded by the coding sequence ATGCTTTACGGAAAATACGATTTCCACTGCGAGTTTGGAACCGAGGCGGTTCTGCCCCGTTACAAGGGCTCCACATTCAGGGGCGTTTTCGGCCTGGCCTTAAAAAGGGTCGTATGCGCTTTAAAAAGACAGGACTGCAAGGACTGCATCCTGAAAAAAAGATGCGTCTATGCGCGGATATTTGAATCCGTTGATCCGGTGCTTCTGCCCGATGGACGGGTCATCCACTCCCCCCTTCGACCTTTTGTGATTGAGCCCCCGCCGACGGAGACGCGGCGTTTCCCCCCCGGGGCTCATTTTGATTTTTCCCTGCTTCTTTTTGGTGAAACCAACCACAACCTTCCCTATTTTATTTACGCCTTTGACCGGATGGGAAAAACCGGCATCGGGAGCCCGGTGAGCGGAAAAAGAGGGCGGTTTTCCCTCAAAACCGTGTCATCCCGAAACCACGTTATTTTTTCACACGAGAGCCAACAGCTTGATATGGAAAATGCCTTTGTCGATATGGACATTGGCGAGGCCCGCCAAACCCATGATGTTTCCCGGGTCAAAATCACCCTGGAAACGCCCCTTCGCTTCAAGCGCGACAACCGTCTGTCCGCCGACCTCCCCTTTCCGGTTTTCACCCGGATCATGCTCAGAAGGGCCAATATGCTTTTTCACTGCCATGCGCAAGGCCCTCCCCCGATGGATTACCCGGGATTGCTGGACCGGGCCGGGGACGTGGTCATATCCCGATCTTCCCTGCGCTGGTTTGACTGGTTGCGGTATTCCGGACGTCAGGCAAAGGAAATGAGGATGGGCGGTGTCATCGGGAATATTGTTTACGAAGGAAATCTCACCGAATACATGCCTTTGATGGATTTTTGCAAAAAAGTTCACCTGGGCAAGCAGACGGCTTTTGGTTTGGGAAAGTTTGGGGTTGAGGTTTTGGGACGGCCCTTGCCATGA
- the gpsA gene encoding Glycerol-3-phosphate dehydrogenase (NAD(P)+), translating to MKTENMKIGVIGAGSWGTALADLLAVKGFRVDLWVFEEEVAAQISTERENKFFLPGFRLSENIFPTLDMAEAASGKDLVLLVTPSHVVRETAVKLSGILDKDAIVVSASKGIENKTRLTMSGILKQTLGHLKEENLAALSGPSFARDVAMRFPTVVTAASADPQTASVVQHVFASPYFRVYASQDIIGVELGGAVKNVIAIAAGMVDGLGLGLNTRAALITRGLAEMSRLGIRLGANPLTFSGPAGAGDLILTCTGDLSRNHMVGKKIGEGKKLPDILSEMRMVAEGVKTAKSVYNLSRKVCVDMPISHAIYHILYDGLSPGEALSGLMSRDLRHELDDPVCDGGETLTGG from the coding sequence ATGAAAACCGAAAATATGAAAATAGGTGTGATCGGGGCCGGCAGCTGGGGAACCGCGCTGGCCGATCTTCTGGCCGTTAAGGGCTTCCGCGTGGACCTGTGGGTCTTTGAGGAAGAGGTGGCGGCCCAGATATCAACGGAACGGGAAAATAAATTTTTTCTTCCCGGGTTCCGGCTTTCCGAAAATATTTTTCCCACCCTGGACATGGCCGAGGCCGCGTCCGGAAAAGACCTGGTTCTTCTGGTGACGCCCTCCCACGTGGTGAGGGAGACGGCCGTCAAACTCTCCGGGATTCTGGACAAAGACGCCATTGTGGTGTCGGCCTCCAAGGGGATCGAGAACAAAACCCGGCTGACCATGTCCGGCATTTTAAAACAGACCCTGGGCCATTTGAAAGAGGAAAATCTCGCGGCCCTGTCCGGCCCCAGCTTTGCCCGGGACGTGGCCATGCGCTTTCCCACCGTGGTGACCGCGGCCTCGGCCGATCCCCAAACCGCGTCGGTGGTTCAGCATGTGTTCGCCTCGCCGTATTTCAGGGTGTACGCCAGCCAGGACATCATCGGCGTGGAGCTGGGCGGCGCCGTTAAAAACGTCATCGCCATCGCCGCCGGCATGGTGGACGGCCTGGGCCTGGGCCTCAACACCCGGGCCGCGCTCATCACCCGGGGCCTGGCCGAAATGAGCCGCCTGGGCATTCGCCTGGGAGCCAATCCCCTCACATTTTCAGGCCCGGCCGGGGCCGGCGATCTCATCCTGACCTGCACCGGGGATTTGAGCCGGAACCACATGGTGGGCAAAAAAATCGGGGAGGGGAAAAAACTCCCGGATATCCTGTCCGAAATGAGAATGGTGGCCGAAGGCGTCAAGACCGCCAAATCCGTGTACAACCTGTCCAGAAAAGTCTGCGTGGACATGCCCATCTCCCACGCCATCTACCACATCCTGTATGACGGCCTGTCTCCCGGAGAGGCCCTGAGCGGCCTGATGAGCCGGGACCTCCGCCATGAGCTGGACGATCCGGTTTGCGACGGCGGGGAGACATTGACTGGTGGATGA
- the gyrA gene encoding DNA gyrase (type II topoisomerase), subunit A (Evidence 2a : Function from experimental evidences in other organisms; PubMedId : 1850970, 1850972, 2168148, 2548439, 2828631, 2830458, 2834621, 3029031, 3031051, 9278055; Product type e : enzyme), producing MTYESNLPTVSIEREMKKSYLDYAMSVIIGRALPDVRDGLKPVHRRVLFAMRELKNEWNKPYKKSARIVGDVIGKYHPHGDSAVYDAIVRMAQDFSLRYPLVQGQGNFGSIDGDPPAAMRYTEVRMMSLAGHMLRDIEKDTVGFVPNYDESLTEPSVLPNRFPALLVNGSSGIAVGMATNIPPHNLSEIVAAVKALIENPEITIEELMELTPGPDFPTAGIIYGNKGIRDAYRTGRGVIRIRSKVVIEKNKRTGKSVIVVNELPYQVNKAKLIKKIDDMIKARQIEGVRYVRDESDRQGMRVAIALKKNQMPEVIVNQLYKQTRMEVSFGIILLAVAGKTPVVCSFKELLSHFVLHRKEVIRKRTLFDLNKAEARAHILEGLRAALDRLDEAVSIIRSSKTPDEARQRLMKALEITDIQARAILDMRLQRLTGLEREKILEEYEGLLKDIARYREILSNERLALNIIKDELDEIDEEYGDGRRSQIVSETVEIGVEDLIVEEDMVVTVSNTGYIKRNPVTLYHSQKRGGKGKKAMTAKEEDFIRHLFVASTHHTFLFFTNLGRAYWCKVYEIPMSGRQSRGSAVVNLLNLQNDEKLTTIVAVPSFDPGRFIMMATKNGLVKKTDIMAFSRPRAGGIIALNLVPGDELIAARLTDGDRHIFLGSASGKVIRFHESDIRPSGRIARGVRGMKILAGDKIVGMEVLSNSHTLLAVTENGYGKRTAIEEYTVRKRGGMGVITIKSNQRNGRVVSIHLVRDGQEMMLMTNAGKIIRIAIEDISILSRNTQGVRLIAINPDEKVVDAAAM from the coding sequence ATGACTTATGAATCCAACCTTCCCACGGTGAGCATTGAGCGGGAAATGAAAAAGTCCTATCTCGATTATGCCATGAGCGTCATAATCGGAAGGGCCCTTCCGGATGTCCGGGACGGACTCAAACCCGTTCACCGGCGCGTGCTTTTCGCCATGCGGGAATTGAAAAACGAGTGGAACAAGCCGTACAAGAAGTCGGCCCGCATCGTCGGCGACGTGATTGGAAAATACCATCCCCACGGCGACTCGGCGGTGTACGACGCCATTGTGAGGATGGCCCAGGATTTTTCCCTGCGCTATCCCCTGGTCCAGGGCCAGGGCAACTTCGGCTCCATTGACGGAGACCCCCCGGCCGCCATGCGTTACACGGAAGTCCGGATGATGTCTCTGGCCGGGCACATGCTCAGGGACATTGAAAAAGACACGGTGGGCTTTGTCCCCAACTACGACGAATCCCTGACCGAGCCCTCGGTTCTGCCCAACCGTTTTCCGGCCCTTCTGGTGAACGGATCGTCGGGAATCGCGGTGGGAATGGCCACCAACATTCCGCCCCACAACCTGTCCGAAATCGTGGCGGCCGTCAAAGCCCTCATCGAAAATCCTGAAATCACCATCGAAGAGCTGATGGAGCTGACCCCGGGCCCGGATTTTCCCACCGCCGGCATCATTTACGGAAACAAGGGCATCCGGGACGCCTACAGGACCGGCCGGGGCGTCATCCGGATTCGCTCCAAGGTCGTGATTGAAAAAAACAAGCGGACCGGCAAAAGCGTCATTGTCGTCAACGAGCTTCCCTACCAGGTCAACAAGGCCAAGCTCATCAAAAAAATCGACGACATGATCAAGGCCAGGCAGATCGAGGGGGTCCGATATGTCCGGGACGAGTCCGACCGCCAGGGAATGCGAGTGGCCATCGCGCTGAAGAAAAACCAGATGCCCGAGGTGATCGTCAACCAGCTTTACAAGCAGACCCGCATGGAGGTGAGCTTCGGGATCATTCTTCTGGCGGTGGCGGGCAAAACCCCTGTGGTGTGCTCCTTCAAAGAGCTTTTGAGCCATTTTGTCCTTCACCGCAAAGAGGTCATCCGAAAAAGGACCCTCTTTGACCTGAACAAGGCCGAGGCCCGCGCCCATATCCTGGAGGGGCTGCGGGCGGCGCTGGACCGCCTGGACGAGGCGGTGTCCATCATCCGCTCATCCAAAACCCCGGACGAGGCCAGACAGCGCCTCATGAAAGCCCTGGAGATCACCGACATCCAGGCCCGGGCCATTCTGGACATGCGCCTGCAAAGGCTCACCGGCCTGGAGCGCGAGAAAATTCTGGAGGAGTACGAGGGGCTTTTGAAAGACATCGCCCGCTACCGGGAAATTTTGTCCAACGAGCGCCTGGCGCTCAATATCATCAAAGATGAGCTGGATGAGATCGACGAGGAATACGGAGACGGGCGCCGGTCCCAGATCGTGTCTGAGACCGTTGAGATCGGCGTGGAAGATTTGATCGTGGAGGAGGACATGGTGGTGACCGTCTCCAACACCGGCTATATCAAGCGCAACCCGGTCACCTTGTACCACAGCCAGAAAAGGGGGGGCAAGGGCAAGAAAGCCATGACCGCCAAGGAGGAGGATTTTATCCGCCACCTGTTTGTGGCCTCCACCCACCACACCTTTCTTTTCTTCACCAACCTCGGCCGGGCCTACTGGTGCAAGGTGTACGAGATTCCCATGTCCGGCCGCCAGAGCCGGGGCAGCGCCGTGGTGAACCTGCTTAACCTTCAAAACGACGAAAAGCTCACCACCATCGTGGCGGTTCCCTCCTTTGACCCCGGCCGGTTCATCATGATGGCCACGAAGAACGGCCTGGTGAAAAAGACCGATATCATGGCGTTCAGCCGTCCCCGGGCCGGCGGCATCATCGCGTTGAACCTCGTGCCGGGCGATGAGTTGATCGCGGCCCGGCTCACCGACGGAGACCGGCATATTTTCTTAGGGTCGGCGTCCGGAAAAGTGATCCGTTTCCATGAGTCCGACATCCGGCCCAGCGGGCGAATCGCCAGGGGGGTCCGGGGAATGAAAATTCTCGCCGGCGACAAGATCGTGGGCATGGAGGTGTTAAGCAACAGCCACACGCTTCTGGCGGTCACGGAAAACGGGTACGGCAAAAGGACCGCCATCGAGGAGTACACGGTCCGCAAACGCGGGGGAATGGGGGTCATCACCATCAAGTCCAACCAGAGAAACGGCCGGGTGGTGTCCATTCACCTGGTCCGGGACGGCCAGGAGATGATGCTGATGACCAACGCCGGAAAGATCATCCGCATCGCCATTGAGGATATTTCCATCTTAAGCCGAAACACCCAGGGGGTCCGGCTTATCGCCATTAACCCGGATGAGAAGGTGGTGGACGCCGCCGCCATGTGA
- a CDS encoding AI-2E family transporter produces MIETGSRNMILWFFLALFLVSLFVLGRLIWPFISIVALAAVASGVFSPFYRLLARFLKPSLASFLTCVLIFFILFVPIVFFVGVLSKEAYDLYVMAKGAVLSDQIRELMSRSHILERANLALSYFNVEITGEEFNKVVSEAGKAVGLFLYQQASAIASNVFYFLLNSFLMLLVIYFLLIDGERLVSFIVDLSPLPREQDERLIQKFKDIAGAILIGNGLGGLIQGVAGGAMFMIFGLNSPFLWGVIMALLAFLPILGIGVVFVPAAVILMIKGRVAAGVFFIVFYLVLSVSIEYIFKPKLVGARLQMHTLLVFFSIIGGLKMFGILGIIYGPLAAAAFLTLSDIYSAHYQALVEPLEGGGER; encoded by the coding sequence ATGATAGAAACCGGTTCCCGGAATATGATCCTGTGGTTTTTTTTGGCGCTTTTTCTGGTCTCCCTGTTTGTGCTGGGCAGGCTGATCTGGCCCTTTATTTCCATCGTGGCGCTGGCGGCGGTGGCGTCCGGCGTTTTCAGCCCGTTTTACCGGCTGCTCGCCCGGTTCCTTAAACCCTCTTTGGCCTCTTTTTTGACCTGCGTTCTGATCTTTTTCATCCTGTTTGTGCCCATTGTGTTTTTTGTGGGGGTCTTGTCCAAGGAGGCCTATGACCTGTATGTCATGGCCAAGGGCGCGGTTTTAAGCGATCAGATCCGGGAGCTGATGTCCCGCAGTCACATCCTGGAAAGGGCCAACCTGGCGCTTTCCTATTTCAACGTGGAGATCACCGGGGAGGAGTTCAACAAGGTCGTCTCCGAGGCGGGAAAGGCGGTGGGGCTTTTTTTATACCAGCAGGCCAGCGCCATCGCCTCCAATGTGTTTTATTTTTTGCTCAATTCCTTTTTGATGCTTCTGGTCATCTATTTTCTTCTCATTGACGGGGAGAGACTGGTGTCCTTTATTGTGGATCTGTCCCCCCTTCCCCGGGAACAGGACGAGCGGCTCATCCAGAAGTTCAAGGACATCGCCGGGGCCATCCTGATCGGAAACGGCCTGGGCGGGCTTATCCAGGGCGTGGCCGGGGGAGCGATGTTCATGATTTTCGGGCTCAACTCCCCCTTCCTGTGGGGGGTGATCATGGCCCTTCTGGCGTTTTTGCCTATTTTGGGAATCGGCGTGGTGTTTGTCCCGGCGGCCGTGATCCTGATGATCAAGGGGCGCGTGGCGGCCGGGGTGTTTTTTATTGTGTTTTACCTGGTCCTTTCGGTGTCCATTGAATATATTTTCAAGCCCAAACTGGTGGGCGCCCGTTTGCAGATGCATACCCTTCTGGTGTTTTTCTCCATCATCGGCGGGCTCAAGATGTTCGGCATACTGGGGATCATCTACGGCCCCCTGGCGGCGGCCGCTTTTCTGACCCTGTCCGATATCTACAGCGCCCATTACCAGGCGCTGGTGGAGCCGTTGGAGGGTGGCGGGGAGCGGTGA
- a CDS encoding conserved hypothetical protein (Evidence 4 : Unknown function but conserved in other organisms), translating into MTNSRKIGILVFFGVPAILGGGIVYSLFGYSYTPVVVYEILLLLIAGVFVSK; encoded by the coding sequence ATGACGAACAGCAGAAAAATCGGAATTCTCGTTTTCTTTGGAGTGCCCGCCATCCTGGGCGGGGGCATTGTGTATTCATTGTTTGGATATTCCTACACCCCTGTGGTGGTTTATGAAATCCTGCTTCTTTTGATCGCGGGCGTGTTTGTAAGCAAATAG